The region GGTCACGGCAGCAATACGTTTGCCTTGAGTTACTGGTTCAACCCGATGCAGGCTGGTCGATGGATAAACAATCACATCACCAGCATCCAGTTTCACTTCATGGCAACCATACTGGTCTTCAACGACCAGCTCACCACCTTCATATTCATCGATTTCAGATAAAAATAAAGTCAGTGACACATCGGTACGAATGGCCTGTCCAAGTAGGGGTGAATAATGAATGGCATTATCCACATGATTGCCATAGGTGCCTGAATCCTGATAACAGTTAAACAGGGGCGGCAGGATATGTTTCGGTAGGGCAGCAGAAGTAATTAAATGATGACTTTTCAGCGTCTGTAAAATGATAGGGCTAATCTGCTGATACAGGACAGAAGAAGAATCCAGCTGCAGGTTCTTTTTGATTTTATGTGCCTGACTCCCGGCACTGAGTTGCCCATTCATCCAGTGTTCTGAACGATCCAATTGCTGTCTCAGTTCGGCAACTTGGGCTTTGCTTAATACTGCCGGGATATGTAACATCATTTTAAAAGCATTCCTGCAATTGAAAATATCGTGCATTCAAGAGAATACACGATATTGATAGATAGAGATAAAAGCTGAATTAAAATTTATAGTTCAGGGTTAAAGCTGCTGAACGTGGTTGACCCAAGATCATACGGCCACCTCCATTATTCAGCGTGCTGATATACTCTTTATCTGCTAGATTATAAATATTCAGGTTTAAAGAAGTCTGGTCATTAAAGGTATAACCGGCCATGGCATCAAATACGACATAGCTTGGAATACTTGGCATATTTGCTGCTGCAGTACTGTCGGTAATCACACGTTTTTGCTCATCCACATAACGTGCTCCCAAGCCCAGTTTTAAACCAGCAATGTTATAGGTCGTCCATAGTGAAGCGGTCCATTCAGGTGACCAGCGTACACTATTGGTCTGGGTCACTGCACCCGTGTTGGAGTTGACACTGAACTGGCCTTTTTGCTCGGTTTTCATATGAGCTACGCCAGCTGAAATATTCCAAGCATCGGTAATTTTACCGACAGCACCCAATTCGATTCCTTTAACTGTAGTCTTACCTTCCTGAACAGACTCGCGGGTAATTGGATCTTGGGTAAACTGGTTTTCATTTTCGGTATAATATGCCGCAGCATTTAAAGCCAGATCACCATCCAGCAGGTCCCATTTGGTGCCAATTTCATAATGATGAGTCTCTTGAGGGTCTGCTGCCGAGCTGTTTATTCCTGTAGTTGAAAGGCTAAAGTTGCTGCTGCCAGGCGGTGTCAGGGATTTGGCATAAGATGCATAGACACTGCTGTAGGCGGTTGGCTTATATAAACCACCGAGCTTCCAGCTGAATAAAGTGTCATGGGCTTTTAAATCTGTTTTGGTTTCAGTCACTGCTAGTGTCGTACTATCGGTTGAATAACCCAGTGCATCGTAATTGGTATCGTAATAATCGACACGGACGCCACCATTGAGTTGGAAACGTTCACCAAACCTGAGCGTATCGAAAAGATAAGCAGCCGCCGTCTGGGTTTCACCATCCGAATAAGCGCCCGTATACACAGGATCAGGCAGATTCTGGTGACGGTCAGGATGGTATAGATTCGCGGGTGGTGTACTGTTAGTAGGCTGCCCTGGCATTTGTGTAGCCAGTGTTCTGGAATGTTGCTGCTCTTTTAAGAGTTCTACGCCAGCGACCAGATCATGCTCTACTGAACCGGTTTTGACATTCCAGTTCACCGTGCTCTGATTGGCCAGAATTTTATTTTCCTGATCAACACCCTGGCGTGAACGGCTTACTGTCCAGTCTTGAGGATTGGTAGAGTCATTTCTTGAAAGGCTATTAATCCCCGTCAAAGTACGCTGCATCTGGGTATTGCCCAGACGGGTAATATTGGTAAATTTCAGATTTTCAGCCCAGTCACTTTCGATTTTGGCTGTATACATATCAGCATCAACATCTTCATGGTCATCTACATGGCCATAATAATTTTCACGGTCTACTTTAGGTGCGCTGGCGATTAGCGGATCTGCATTCCAGAATCCTTTCATGCCAATCGTTGGAATACCGCCATCCGGAATGTTACGTTGGCGGATATGCTGGGAATAAAGATACAGTCGAGTATCACTATCCAGACCAAAAGCGATAGAAGGGGCAACAGCCCAGCCTTGATTCTCGATAAAGTCGCGACCTTCTACACCGCCATCCTGACCCATTGCATTTAAACGGACAGCAACGCTGTCATTGATCGCCTGATTAATGTCAGTGGCAAGACGCGTATGTTCAGCCGTATTGTAGGTAGCAGAGACTTCACGACTGTTTTCTAAATGAGGCAATTTGCTGACCAGATTCACATAGCCAGACGCCGTACCACGCCCACCTTCGGCACCCGCAGGGCCTTTTACGACTTCCACCTGTTCCAGGTTAAATACATCACGACTTACAGCGCCGAGGTCACGAATGCCATCTAAATAGGTGGAGCTTTGAGTTGAGAAGCCGCGCATCTGGAAGGCATCGCCAGCACTGGTATTCCCATTCTCACCGAGTTGTAAGGTAATTCCTGGCGTATTGCGTAAGGCTTCAACCAAAGTAGTTGCACCTTGTTCTTTTAATAAATTCTTGTTGATAATCGAAACAGTTTGAGGCGTATCTACTAAAGCTTGGCTAGATTTAGCGGAACTTAATTGATCCACTTTATATTCATTTGCAGTTTTATTCTTAACTGTAATTTCTGGAAGCTGAATTACGCCTTCATTGGTGATGTTATCTGCATGAGTGATCAGTGGCAAAGTTGCAGCAAGTGCGACCAATGAAGTCTTGTAATGATGTTTTCGGCTTTTGATATGTGCCATGTGACAGAATTCCTGAATTGAATAATATTTCCCTTACCACCTTGATATGCTCGAGTTCATCAAATAGCAGCAATTATGGAGTTATTGTTATGGCCTTTAACAATTTTACGAATTTTAGTGATAATAATTATCATTAACAATATTCAATTAAGTCATTCTTATGAATTTATGGATGAAATTACTGTTTAATATTCAAACTTTAATCTAGGATTTCTATTAAGAAAAATTTCAAAATAAACTTATTTTTCAGTTTTTTACCTAAGATTAAAAAAATGTAATTATTTTCTATTTAAAGCTTTTTATCAAAAGGTGCGTAAATATAACTAAATCTAGATTTAAGGTTTTATATCTTTCAGAAAATAAAAATAGCCTCACGAATGAGGCTATTTTTTGATGAGGGAAGAAGCTAAAACTTAGTATTTAAAGTTTAGAGAAAGTACTGCGTTACGGCCTTCTGCTTCAGTTGCATAGTGAGAAGCATATGCTTTGGTGAAGTAACGTTCATCAGTCAGGTTATTTACGTTCAATTGTAAGTCAACATTTTTGTTCACGTTATAACGAGCCATTGCATCGTAACGTACGTAACCTGGAACATATTTAGTATTGGCTGCATCACCATAAACTTTGTCCATAGCAACCGCACCCGCACCAAGGGTGAATGATGGTGTGAACGCATAAGTTGTCCAAAGTGTTGCACTGTTTTCAGGAACATTTGGTAAGCGTTTGCCTTTTGCAGCATTCGGGTAGGTGCACACACCAGCACGTGTACAAGATGGACCTGGATCTGTTTGTTCACTATCTAAGTAGGTGTAACCTAGAGAAGCTGCCCATTTATCCGTGATGTTACCGTTCAAACCAAGTTCAAAACCGTCTACTTTACTTTCGCCGATATTTGCATAAGTGGTTGAATCAAGCTGGATACGGGCATTCTGTTTTTCAGTACGGAAAATCGCAGCGGTTAAATTCAAGCGATCATCGAATAAATCCCATTTTGTACCCACTTCAAAAGTACGGCTTTCTTCTGGGTCAAGGTTACTGTAAGCCTCTCCGATACCTTCAGAGCCATCACCTGCATCAACACCAACTGGGTTAGCTGAAGTTGCATAGCTTGCATAGATTGAACCATTTTCAACAGGTTTGAAAGTTACCCCTGCTTGGTAGGTGAAAAAGTCGGTATCGCTTGTTACCGTGTCTTGGTCACCAACATTCTTCTTAGGAGGAATGACAACACCATCTACGGTTGTTGGCTTTGTTGCAGCGTTATTCGCGCCATAAGTCATGGTTTGCTCTGTATCAAATTTATCCCAACGAAGACCTAGATCCAAAATCCATTGAGGATTAAATTCAATACTGTCTAAGAAATAGATCGAGGTAGATTTGGTTCTTGTGTTGTATTGATCAGCGCCCTCTGTACTAATTGTGCCAGTCCATGGGCCTCGGTTGGGATTTTGAACTGGAGTACACCAACCAGCTGGTGCACTATCAGGACATGTTTGATAGGCACTACCAGTAGCATTTAAGCCATTGATAATATACTGGGTACGGTCATTTTCTTGGTCAGAATATTCGGCACCCAAGTTAAAGCTATGTTGTAGTGAGCCAGTATTGAATTTACCTGTAAGTGCTAATTGATCCGTAAAAGTATCTGTATCAGCTACACGTGAATTTGCACGTGCAAAAACACTATTATTTAGATAAATGTTACCTTTTGAGTCATCAGGATTGGTCCACAGGTAATCATTTTTAGATTTACTGTAGCTAGCAGTATTGGAAATTGTCAGATTGTCGGTTAAATCATGTTCAAGTTTGATCGTACCGATTTGATTTTCCTGTTTTTGGAAGTCGCGATCTTCCCAACCATAGTAAACGCCTTGTTTAACATTAATTGGTTTACCATTGCCATTTAAAGGTCTATTGTCTGTCGCACCAGCAGCTGGGGCACCAAATGGATTGTTATAAGGTACACCTGAATCTGGCGTGTCATCAGTTTTTAAGTAGTAATAACTTAAGGTTGCACGGGTAGGGGTATCCAGGCCAAAAGTAATACTTGGCGCAATACCTGCACGTTTATATTCAGTACCGTCTTTTTGACCGGCTTTTTCATTATGATGACCCATCACCGCCACACGTGCTGCAACACCATTACCAAAATCTTTATTACCATCTAAGGTAATACGTGCGTAGCTGTCAGTGCCTCCAGCAACAGAACCTTCTAAAGAATCCCCTGCTTTGGCAACTTTAGAAATCATGTTAATGCTACCACCAGTGGTCCCTGCACCGCCCATAGCAGAAGCCGAACCTTTGGTGACTTCAACCTGTTCTACAGCAAACATTTCACGATTTTGCGAAGTTGCACTACGAATTCCATCTACATACATTGAGCTTTCAGAGTTATAACCACGAATAAATGGACGATCGCCGTTTGGGTTACCACCTTCACCTGCACCTAGCGTAATACCAGGAACAGTACGAAGTGCATCTGTAAGACTAGTAACTTGGGTATCTTCGATCAGTTGTTTTGAAATCACAGAAACCGATTTAGGTGTATCTAAAAGAGGGGCAGTAAATTTTTGGTTCGCAGACTGATCCGTTTTGAATGAAGCTTTGGGTGCTTCGGCGACGGTTTGGTGAATGGTTTCGAGTTGAATCACAGCATCATCAGCAATGGCTTGACCAGTGACAATACACAGGGATGAGGCGATGGCTGAAGAAACCATTTTTTTACGTGATTTAATGTATGACATGAGATAACTAATTATTCTGAAAATGTTTGCGAATAATAATTATTCCTATTTGTGAATGCTTGTTTTTATCATTGTTTTTGCCAATCTAATAAATGCCTGATTTTGGAAAATTGAATGTAATGATGTAACAAAATATATCTAAGTAAATGAATTTAATAAATATTGGGGAAATAGGTGTTTGAGGTCTCTTTGATGGGGATTTTTTATGTACATAAAGTAGGGATTTTGTAAGAATTTTAAGGACATAAAAAACCTGCCGAAGCAGGTTTTTTTATTGATTAGATACGATTAGAAGTCATAAGAGACAGATAACCAGTAGTTGCGGCCTGGAAGATATGTTCCTTGTAATCCTGACAAATACTTGTAACTTTGAGTTGTTTTATTAGTGGTGTCATCCAAATATTCTACAGTTGTGTATTCGGTAAAGTCTTTATCTAAAAGGTTATTTACCGCCATATTAAAGCGTACTTGGTCATTTACTGTATAACTTGCACCTAAATTAAACAGATTATAACCAGATAATTTATTGCCTGAAGCTTGATAAATTGCTAGATCATCAGCATCTGTTGGTACAGAGGTTGAACGAACACGGCTCGACTTATACTCATGTTGCAACCATAAATCCATGTCAGGATTGATATGCCACGTTGAGGTTAAATTCAACGCATTTCGTGGGTTGTTGTTGTAATAATTACCTTCATTTGCAGCATTATTACTCTGTGTAATTTTACTCTTTGTATAAGTATAAGCCGCTTTAATATCCCATTCAGGAATAATGCTGTATTGTAAAGTTGTCTCTACGCCATACACCTCAGCTTCACTGGCATTGATGCTTTGAGAACACGTTTTACCTGCTGGACATTGAGGATGACTAGGAACTCTTATGCCTGATACGACAGCATTTTCAATTTCGTTATAGAAACCAGTAGCGGTAAAAGTGATTTGATCATTAGGTTGCAGGTTGATACCTAATTCGTAATTTGTTGATTCTTCAGGTTTTAAATCAGGATTGCCGAAAGTATAGCTTTTCCCTTGATTGCCTAGGTTGATGAGGCTGCCTTCCAAAGCTTTTGCTGACGGTACTTTATAACCGGTGCTGACGCCGCCTTTAACCGTTAAAATGTCATTGGTATTCCAAACTAAGTAAGCGCGTGGACTGAAATGCCCACCAAAACCAGAGTGATCTTCATAACGACCACCTAATGTAAGACCTAAATTGTCAAAAATACGCCATTCATCTTCGGCATAAAGTGACCAAGATTTGCTATCAAATTCGTTTTTACCCGTAATATGTTGAGCAATATTATCTTCAATGTTTTGTTCTTTATATTGTGTTCCGATAGTTAATTTGTGATTGCTAATAGTTGAAACTAGATGGCTATCGGCAATAATGTCAGTATTTGATAAATTTCGAGGACTACCAATTAATGGATCTTTGTTAATAATTTCAGATTCTGTAAATGCACCAGTTGGTAGTGAGCGTCCTTTTGTTTCAGTAGTTGAGTGGCTGATATATGTTTTCCAAATACCAAAATCGTAATCACCATCATGACCAACTGCAAATTGAGTACGATTAAATTCTAGTTCATCTTTATAACCATCAGCAGAAGGAACCACAGAGTTATCGGAAAGTTTTGCTGTAGTTGTCCAATCTAGGTTGCCTAAGCGATTTTCTTCATTGCTATAGGTTTGGCTAGAATGAAAAGCATCAAACCAAACAGCATTCTTATTATCAACCACATATGATAATTTACTACCTACATCGTAATTGTCTGCTTTATTCGGACGAGGATCTCTACTTGTTGAACCTTCTACAACACGTTCAGAACGTTGACGATCTAAATAAGAGCCACGAAGCTGTAAACCTAGTTTGTCATTAATTACAGGCCCGTTGAGTAAAAAGCTCGTTTTCCAAGAATCTGCTTCAGCACCATGCTCCATAACGTTGCCACTGACAGTCACGTTACCATTCCATTCATCGCTAACTTTTTTAGTGATAATGTTAATTACGCCGCCCATGGCATCTGAACCATACAGGGTAGACATTGGGCCACGAATGACTTCAATACGCTCAATCGCTGAAAGTGGTGGCATAAATCCTGTTGATGTTTCACCAAAACCATTTGGTGTTACATCCGTTGATGTCGTTTGACGACGACCATCAATTAAAATAAGAGTGTCATCAGCTCCCATACCACGCATGCTGACATTTAATCCTGCAGTTTTACCAACGCCATTACGTACGTCGATACCCGGAACATCTGCTAACAAATCAGCAATACTGGTGGCGTTTTTCTTTTCAATATCTTCTTTGGTTACAACACTGATGGAAGCAGGGGCATTTTTTAATTCTTGTTCAAAACCCGCAGCCGATACCACGATGGTGGATAATTGAGTCACTGGTGTATTGTCTGTATTTGCAAATACTGAGGATGATGTGACCCCAAGGATAGCCACAGCAAGTGGACGAAGACTGAAAGTGCGCATAACCAAGATTCCAAAAAGATGGAGAAAATGTAGAGGGTTGAATTAATTTTTGCAATAATAATGATAATATTTATCATTTGCAATAAAGTGTCTATAAATATTTAATCAAACGAGCGATTCATCGTATAAGTAGGAATAATGTGAAGAAATCGTTTCTAAAAACTGTAACAAGGCTGTATGTTTTGTATATCTTTAAATGATGTCATATAATGTGGCACATTTTTTTATAACCTGTTATTACCAAATATATAGAGGAAGCCATGCAAGTAACTTCTGAAGCGGTTTCGGGCGTTGCCCGTCGTTTAAATGTTTCTGTACCGACGAGCCGAATTAATGAGCAATTTGAAGCTCGTTTAAAACGCACTGCTAAAACTGCGAAGATCAACGGCTTCCGTCCTGGTAAAGTGCCTTTGAACGTTATTCGTCGTGAATACGGTGCTGGTATCTACCAAGAAGTTGTTAACGACATCATTCGTGATACAGTTTTTGAAGCAATCCAACAAGAGAAAATCAACGCTGTTGGTATGCCAAACATTGAAAAAACTGAAATGAAAGACGATGCTTTAGTTTATGAAGCAACTGTTGAAGTTTACCCAGAAGTTGAAGTGAAGTTTGAAGGCCTTGAAGTTGAGCGCAACGAAGCTGAAGTAAACGATAAAGACGTTGAGAAGATGATCGAAAATCTTCAAAAACAACGTGCTGCTTGGGCTGAAACCAAAGGCATGGCGAAAAAAGACATGCAAGTTACTTTCGATTTTGAAGGTTCAGTTGATGGCGAAAAATTCGAAGGCGGTTCTGCACAAGACTTTAAACTTGTTTTAGGTTCTGGTCGTATGATCCCTGGCTTCGAAGATGGCATCATCGGCATGAAGAAAGGCGAAGAGAAAGTTATCGATGTAACTTTCCCAGAAGACTACCAAGCTGAAAACCTTGCTGGTAAACAAGCTCAATTCAAAATCACTGTAAAACTTGTTGAAAAGCAAAAACTTCCAGAAATTGATGCTGAATTCCTGAAAATCTTCGGTTTAACTGAAGAAGAAGGCGTTGAAAAACTTAAAGCTGACGTTCGTAAAAACATGGAACGTGAAGTGAAAAACGGTCTTCGCAACCAGGTTAAAGGCGCAACTTTTGATGCACTTGTAGCTGCAAACGAAGTTGAAATTCCAGCTGCTATGCTTGCTCAAGAAGTTGACCGTCAACGTCAACAAATGATCCAGCAGTTCACTCAACAGTTCGGTGCCCAGGGCGCGAAAGCATTTGATTCAAGCATGCTTCCAGACGAACTGTTCAAAGAACAAGCTGAAAAATCAGTTAAACTTGGCGTATTGGTAAGTAAAGTACTTGCTGACGCGAAAATTGAAGTTGATCAAGCACGTGTAGAAGCTTACATCGAAGACATGGCTTCTTCTTACGAAGATCCTGCTGAAGTGATTGAATACTTCAAAAACGACAAGCAACAACGTGCTCAAATCGAAGCAGTTGTTCTTGAAGACCAAGTTGTTGATCACATCCTGGCTGCTGCTAAAGTGACTGACACTAAGGTTAGCTATGAAGACCTATTGAAAGCTCAGCAAGCTCGCCAACAAGGCTAAGTTTAGCTGGTCATAAAAAAGGCGCTTTAAGCGCCTTTTTTTAATACTTTAGCTTTCTATGACCTAATCAGTTTTTCACAAAACTAATGCAAAAAATATCATGGAATTCGTGGCGAATTTTTTGCAATTTAGATCATTATCCCTCATATTGTAATTATGGGTTAAGTCACAAAAAATTTAGGAATAAATAAACGTATGTATGTTCCAGCGATTGAAAACGCTTTAGTTCCAATGGTGGTAGAACAATCATCTCGTGGTGAGCGTTCTTTTGATATTTATTCACGTCTTTTACGTGAGCGGGTAATTTTCTTGACTGGTGAAGTTGAAGACAACATGGCCAACTTAATTGTTGCGCAAATGCTGTTTCTAGAAGCTGAAAATCCTGATAAGGATATTCATCTCTATATTAACTCGCCAGGTGGTTCGGTGACTGCAGGTATGGCGATTTACGATACCATGCAATTCATTAAGCCGGATGTTGTGACTTATTGTATGGGTCAGGCCGCATCAATGGGTGCATTCCTGCTAAATGCGGGCACAAAAGGCAAACGTTATTGCCTTGAAAATGCCCGTGTCATGATTCACCAGCCATTGGGTGGTTTTAAGGGGCAGGCATCTGATATCGAAATCCATGCCCGTGAAATCCTGTTTATCAGAGAGCGTTTAAACCGTCTGATGGCAGAACACAGTGGCCAGGACTTTGATAAAGT is a window of Acinetobacter sp. ASP199 DNA encoding:
- a CDS encoding TonB-dependent siderophore receptor — encoded protein: MSYIKSRKKMVSSAIASSLCIVTGQAIADDAVIQLETIHQTVAEAPKASFKTDQSANQKFTAPLLDTPKSVSVISKQLIEDTQVTSLTDALRTVPGITLGAGEGGNPNGDRPFIRGYNSESSMYVDGIRSATSQNREMFAVEQVEVTKGSASAMGGAGTTGGSINMISKVAKAGDSLEGSVAGGTDSYARITLDGNKDFGNGVAARVAVMGHHNEKAGQKDGTEYKRAGIAPSITFGLDTPTRATLSYYYLKTDDTPDSGVPYNNPFGAPAAGATDNRPLNGNGKPINVKQGVYYGWEDRDFQKQENQIGTIKLEHDLTDNLTISNTASYSKSKNDYLWTNPDDSKGNIYLNNSVFARANSRVADTDTFTDQLALTGKFNTGSLQHSFNLGAEYSDQENDRTQYIINGLNATGSAYQTCPDSAPAGWCTPVQNPNRGPWTGTISTEGADQYNTRTKSTSIYFLDSIEFNPQWILDLGLRWDKFDTEQTMTYGANNAATKPTTVDGVVIPPKKNVGDQDTVTSDTDFFTYQAGVTFKPVENGSIYASYATSANPVGVDAGDGSEGIGEAYSNLDPEESRTFEVGTKWDLFDDRLNLTAAIFRTEKQNARIQLDSTTYANIGESKVDGFELGLNGNITDKWAASLGYTYLDSEQTDPGPSCTRAGVCTYPNAAKGKRLPNVPENSATLWTTYAFTPSFTLGAGAVAMDKVYGDAANTKYVPGYVRYDAMARYNVNKNVDLQLNVNNLTDERYFTKAYASHYATEAEGRNAVLSLNFKY
- the tig gene encoding trigger factor, whose amino-acid sequence is MQVTSEAVSGVARRLNVSVPTSRINEQFEARLKRTAKTAKINGFRPGKVPLNVIRREYGAGIYQEVVNDIIRDTVFEAIQQEKINAVGMPNIEKTEMKDDALVYEATVEVYPEVEVKFEGLEVERNEAEVNDKDVEKMIENLQKQRAAWAETKGMAKKDMQVTFDFEGSVDGEKFEGGSAQDFKLVLGSGRMIPGFEDGIIGMKKGEEKVIDVTFPEDYQAENLAGKQAQFKITVKLVEKQKLPEIDAEFLKIFGLTEEEGVEKLKADVRKNMEREVKNGLRNQVKGATFDALVAANEVEIPAAMLAQEVDRQRQQMIQQFTQQFGAQGAKAFDSSMLPDELFKEQAEKSVKLGVLVSKVLADAKIEVDQARVEAYIEDMASSYEDPAEVIEYFKNDKQQRAQIEAVVLEDQVVDHILAAAKVTDTKVSYEDLLKAQQARQQG
- a CDS encoding TonB-dependent receptor, with the protein product MRTFSLRPLAVAILGVTSSSVFANTDNTPVTQLSTIVVSAAGFEQELKNAPASISVVTKEDIEKKNATSIADLLADVPGIDVRNGVGKTAGLNVSMRGMGADDTLILIDGRRQTTSTDVTPNGFGETSTGFMPPLSAIERIEVIRGPMSTLYGSDAMGGVINIITKKVSDEWNGNVTVSGNVMEHGAEADSWKTSFLLNGPVINDKLGLQLRGSYLDRQRSERVVEGSTSRDPRPNKADNYDVGSKLSYVVDNKNAVWFDAFHSSQTYSNEENRLGNLDWTTTAKLSDNSVVPSADGYKDELEFNRTQFAVGHDGDYDFGIWKTYISHSTTETKGRSLPTGAFTESEIINKDPLIGSPRNLSNTDIIADSHLVSTISNHKLTIGTQYKEQNIEDNIAQHITGKNEFDSKSWSLYAEDEWRIFDNLGLTLGGRYEDHSGFGGHFSPRAYLVWNTNDILTVKGGVSTGYKVPSAKALEGSLINLGNQGKSYTFGNPDLKPEESTNYELGINLQPNDQITFTATGFYNEIENAVVSGIRVPSHPQCPAGKTCSQSINASEAEVYGVETTLQYSIIPEWDIKAAYTYTKSKITQSNNAANEGNYYNNNPRNALNLTSTWHINPDMDLWLQHEYKSSRVRSTSVPTDADDLAIYQASGNKLSGYNLFNLGASYTVNDQVRFNMAVNNLLDKDFTEYTTVEYLDDTTNKTTQSYKYLSGLQGTYLPGRNYWLSVSYDF
- a CDS encoding Fe2+-dependent dioxygenase, whose product is MMLHIPAVLSKAQVAELRQQLDRSEHWMNGQLSAGSQAHKIKKNLQLDSSSVLYQQISPIILQTLKSHHLITSAALPKHILPPLFNCYQDSGTYGNHVDNAIHYSPLLGQAIRTDVSLTLFLSEIDEYEGGELVVEDQYGCHEVKLDAGDVIVYPSTSLHRVEPVTQGKRIAAVTWIQSMVREDAKRSMLFDLDMTIIKLRQQLGDTEEVLQLTHHYHNLIRQWGDL
- a CDS encoding catecholate siderophore receptor Fiu, which produces MAHIKSRKHHYKTSLVALAATLPLITHADNITNEGVIQLPEITVKNKTANEYKVDQLSSAKSSQALVDTPQTVSIINKNLLKEQGATTLVEALRNTPGITLQLGENGNTSAGDAFQMRGFSTQSSTYLDGIRDLGAVSRDVFNLEQVEVVKGPAGAEGGRGTASGYVNLVSKLPHLENSREVSATYNTAEHTRLATDINQAINDSVAVRLNAMGQDGGVEGRDFIENQGWAVAPSIAFGLDSDTRLYLYSQHIRQRNIPDGGIPTIGMKGFWNADPLIASAPKVDRENYYGHVDDHEDVDADMYTAKIESDWAENLKFTNITRLGNTQMQRTLTGINSLSRNDSTNPQDWTVSRSRQGVDQENKILANQSTVNWNVKTGSVEHDLVAGVELLKEQQHSRTLATQMPGQPTNSTPPANLYHPDRHQNLPDPVYTGAYSDGETQTAAAYLFDTLRFGERFQLNGGVRVDYYDTNYDALGYSTDSTTLAVTETKTDLKAHDTLFSWKLGGLYKPTAYSSVYASYAKSLTPPGSSNFSLSTTGINSSAADPQETHHYEIGTKWDLLDGDLALNAAAYYTENENQFTQDPITRESVQEGKTTVKGIELGAVGKITDAWNISAGVAHMKTEQKGQFSVNSNTGAVTQTNSVRWSPEWTASLWTTYNIAGLKLGLGARYVDEQKRVITDSTAAANMPSIPSYVVFDAMAGYTFNDQTSLNLNIYNLADKEYISTLNNGGGRMILGQPRSAALTLNYKF
- the clpP gene encoding ATP-dependent Clp endopeptidase proteolytic subunit ClpP is translated as MYVPAIENALVPMVVEQSSRGERSFDIYSRLLRERVIFLTGEVEDNMANLIVAQMLFLEAENPDKDIHLYINSPGGSVTAGMAIYDTMQFIKPDVVTYCMGQAASMGAFLLNAGTKGKRYCLENARVMIHQPLGGFKGQASDIEIHAREILFIRERLNRLMAEHSGQDFDKVARDTDRDNFMTAQQAKEYGLVDEVLTKRP